CGGTGTCGTTCATTTCGCAGGAGTTCGCAAAGGTGTGTTTCCAGGAGGTGCGGGTGCCCTGCCAGACGCCGTCGACCGTGACGGTGATGGGGGACCACAGTCTCGTGCAGGCCTGGCCGGGCGTGGTGGACAGCAGGGAGTCAGGCCGGCCGTCGGCGGCGCGCAGGTCGGTGCAGGCCGCGGCGGGGTTGGGATGGGTGCCGCTCGCGCCGGGCATGCAGCTCAGTGTGACGGCACGAGCTGCGGTGTCGGTCGATCCGCCGGGCTGGGAGACGGTCAGGACCAGTGCCGAGGGTGCGTACAGACTGGCGGGCGCCGCGGTGGCGGTGACCGAGGTCGCGATGAGTGCTCCGCCGATCAGGGCGGTGGCGGTGGCTGCGGTGGCGGCGAAGCGCATGTTCGTGCGCATGAGGGCTCCTTCAGGAGGGTCGGGGGCCTTGTGGGCCGGGAGCAGCTTCGCCTAAGCAACGGGGCAAGGCCACTTGACTGACCGTGTTTGAGACGTGCCCGACCTGTATGCATGGAGTGAATGCCATGTGTGCAGGTCATGGGGGCTGTGGCGACTCGTGAAGATTTCCAATCAGTTCGAATAGGTGTGAATCCGACTAGTCTCGAGGAGGTGAAAGGCCAGGTCGCCATGGTCGTCGCACCGCACAAAATGGCCGGAAGCCAGGGCCTTTCTCGCTGGGGCGGCGGTTCGGTTTGGTTGGAGTACGCTCGCCGTTCACCTGATCGCCGGCCGTGAGGATGTGGTGGTCGTGACCCGGCCCCGTGTGGGTGTCGCCGTGCTGACCATGGGCGACCGGATCCCTGAGCTGCTGGCCCTGTTGGGGTCGGTTGGCCAAGCAGGACGAACCGGCCGCCCGCATCGTCGTCGTGGGCAACGGCACGGCCCTGGAGGGCCTGCCGGACGGTGGGACCGGGGTGGAGCTGGAAGAGAACCTGGGGGTGTCCGGTGGCAGGCACGGGCCAGTGACTCCAGCAGCGCCTGCATGGAGTCAGCAGCCGGGAGAAGTCGGTGAGCTCTCCGACACGGGCGCGGGCGCCCTCGAGGGACTCCATGGTGAAGTCGATGCGTGCAAAGGCGATGTGATGCAGCAACATCGCGTGTCCTTTCGGTGGCCCCCGACCGGGCTCTGAACAACGCGGTGTTGTTGATTCGAGATCGAACAAGAAAAGGGAGTCGTCGCGAAGAAGGTTCCCCGGCAACGCCGGCAGGTCGGATAAGACGCCCGGAACCGGCCCCTCGCTCGGGCCAGGCTGAAAGCGACGATCATGTCCCCTGCCAGCCAACTGCTCCCCCACGCCTACGCACCACCCTCCCGGGTGAAGAACGCACGCAAAGCGTCATGCATCCGCTGCACGTCGAGGAGACCAGCCCTCCAGCCTGCAGGGGACCACTGCGAACTGCGTGAGCGTC
The DNA window shown above is from Streptomyces sp. NBC_01445 and carries:
- a CDS encoding subtilase-type protease inhibitor, producing MRTNMRFAATAATATALIGGALIATSVTATAAPASLYAPSALVLTVSQPGGSTDTAARAVTLSCMPGASGTHPNPAAACTDLRAADGRPDSLLSTTPGQACTRLWSPITVTVDGVWQGTRTSWKHTFANSCEMNDTVGQSSLLNF